Proteins encoded in a region of the Mycoplasma mobile 163K genome:
- the greA gene encoding transcription elongation factor GreA: MTKIKNDPINKNEFDAQVNDGKLYLTLESVETYKTELNNLINVERPKIIEEIKDARAQGDLSENSEYDSAREKQGQIEDRIKEIEYILENYTEIQNASKSKKVTIGSKVLLKRIDNKKQFEVKIVGTLETDPFLNKISYSSPISQGIMGSKIGDVREINAPTKYEVEILKFLDN, translated from the coding sequence ATGACAAAAATAAAAAATGATCCAATCAATAAAAATGAATTTGATGCACAAGTTAATGATGGTAAATTATATTTAACTTTAGAAAGTGTTGAAACTTATAAAACAGAATTAAATAATCTTATTAATGTTGAAAGACCAAAAATCATTGAAGAAATTAAAGATGCAAGAGCTCAAGGTGATTTATCTGAAAATTCAGAGTATGACTCAGCAAGAGAAAAGCAAGGTCAAATTGAAGATAGAATTAAAGAAATCGAATACATTCTAGAAAATTATACTGAAATTCAAAATGCTTCTAAAAGTAAAAAAGTTACTATTGGTTCAAAAGTATTATTAAAAAGAATTGATAACAAAAAGCAATTTGAAGTAAAAATTGTAGGAACTCTTGAAACTGATCCTTTTTTAAATAAAATTAGTTATTCATCCCCTATTTCTCAAGGAATTATGGGATCTAAAATTGGAGATGTTCGTGAAATAAATGCCCCAACTAAATATGAAGTAGAAATTCTTAAATTTTTAGACAATTAA
- the hpt gene encoding hypoxanthine phosphoribosyltransferase, protein MKHKSNDPRFTEILFTSEEIQIKVKELANWVNETYKNSKDLIFIGLLKGCLPFLIDLAKNVTVEHIWDFMTLSTYSGSTESSGNVKVVMDLKQNIFDKDVLIIEDIVDSGITLEKVVGMLKMKQPKSLKILTLLDKRVNRKNKLEVDKAGFIVPNKFLAGYGLDVKEKLRNIDFIGVFNQEYLDKL, encoded by the coding sequence ATGAAGCACAAATCTAATGACCCACGTTTTACAGAAATTCTATTTACATCTGAAGAAATTCAAATCAAAGTAAAAGAATTAGCAAATTGAGTAAATGAAACTTATAAAAATAGTAAGGATTTAATTTTTATTGGACTTTTAAAAGGTTGTTTACCGTTTTTAATTGATCTTGCAAAAAATGTGACTGTTGAACATATTTGAGATTTTATGACTCTTTCCACTTATTCAGGTTCAACCGAATCATCAGGAAATGTTAAAGTGGTTATGGATTTAAAACAAAATATTTTTGATAAAGATGTACTGATTATTGAAGATATTGTTGATAGTGGAATTACTTTAGAAAAAGTTGTCGGAATGCTTAAAATGAAGCAACCAAAATCATTAAAAATTTTAACTTTATTAGACAAAAGAGTAAATCGTAAAAATAAACTTGAAGTTGATAAAGCAGGATTTATAGTTCCAAATAAATTTCTTGCAGGCTATGGTTTAGATGTAAAGGAAAAATTAAGAAACATTGATTTTATAGGTGTTTTTAACCAAGAGTATTTAGATAAACTATAA